The following are from one region of the Denitrobacterium detoxificans genome:
- the rplR gene encoding 50S ribosomal protein L18, with translation MKKLQKKQAGLRRRHTRVRGKVSGTAARPRLCITRSNSNMYAQVIDDVAGKTLVGVSTLGPEFKATDKKGATVEGAAALGEIIGKKAIDAGITEVVFDRGGNLYHGRIKAVADGAREAGLKF, from the coding sequence ATGAAGAAGCTTCAGAAAAAGCAAGCTGGGCTGCGTCGCCGTCATACCCGCGTGCGCGGCAAGGTTTCGGGTACGGCTGCCCGTCCCCGTCTGTGCATCACGCGCAGCAACTCCAACATGTACGCTCAGGTTATCGACGATGTAGCTGGCAAGACGCTCGTTGGCGTGTCCACGCTCGGCCCTGAGTTCAAGGCTACCGACAAGAAGGGCGCTACCGTCGAAGGTGCCGCCGCGCTTGGCGAGATTATCGGCAAGAAGGCTATCGATGCCGGTATCACCGAAGTCGTTTTCGACCGTGGCGGAAACCTGTATCACGGGCGCATCAAGGCTGTTGCCGATGGTGCCCGCGAAGCAGGCCTGAAATTCTAA
- the secY gene encoding preprotein translocase subunit SecY yields MLSSLVEAFKVKELRNKILFTLGILALYRLGSYIPVPGIPFAAFAQAYQEAGGAAMTMIDIFSGGALSHFSVFALGIMPYITASIIMQLMQGVIPAVGRWAKEGEAGRKKITQTTRWLTLALGLINAVGYLLLFQSSTYGVTFSSEVPYGLTCFLVVFTLVAGTGFIMWMGELITQRGIGNGMSLIIFTSIVSRVPSAIFESATSQSDAGMGLAITLLILAVVIIAIPAIIFMERAQRRIPVSYAKRVQGRKMMGGQSTYIPLKVNAAGVIPIIFASCLIYFPAQIAALFNVDWLNSFANAISSGWVNWVLTFVLIIFFAYFYTSMVFNPEELSSNLQKQGGFVPGIRPGTATVNYIKSVIKHVTLPGAMFIAAVAVVPSILFSFTNNYLIQAFGGTSILIMIGVALDTMNKVESQLKMYNYDGFFK; encoded by the coding sequence TTGCTAAGTTCCCTGGTAGAAGCATTCAAGGTTAAGGAGCTGCGTAACAAGATTCTGTTTACGCTTGGCATCCTTGCCCTGTATCGCCTGGGTTCGTACATTCCGGTGCCCGGCATCCCGTTCGCCGCGTTCGCGCAGGCGTATCAGGAAGCCGGCGGCGCCGCTATGACGATGATCGACATCTTTTCTGGTGGCGCGCTTTCTCACTTCAGCGTGTTCGCGTTGGGTATCATGCCCTACATCACTGCATCCATCATCATGCAGCTGATGCAGGGCGTTATCCCTGCCGTGGGCCGCTGGGCCAAGGAAGGCGAAGCCGGCCGTAAGAAGATTACGCAGACGACGCGTTGGCTTACGCTCGCGCTTGGTCTCATCAACGCCGTTGGCTACTTGCTGCTCTTCCAGTCCAGCACGTATGGCGTGACGTTCTCTTCTGAAGTGCCCTATGGCCTCACGTGCTTCCTCGTGGTGTTCACGCTCGTTGCCGGTACCGGCTTCATCATGTGGATGGGCGAGCTCATCACGCAGCGTGGCATTGGTAATGGCATGTCGCTCATCATCTTTACGAGCATCGTCTCGCGTGTGCCCTCGGCTATCTTCGAGAGTGCCACGAGCCAGTCCGATGCAGGCATGGGCCTGGCTATCACGCTGCTCATCCTCGCTGTGGTAATCATTGCCATTCCCGCGATTATCTTCATGGAGCGCGCTCAGCGCCGCATTCCCGTTAGCTACGCCAAGCGCGTGCAGGGTCGTAAGATGATGGGTGGCCAGTCCACCTACATCCCCCTGAAGGTGAATGCCGCGGGCGTTATCCCCATCATCTTCGCGAGCTGCCTTATCTACTTCCCGGCGCAGATTGCCGCGCTGTTCAACGTAGATTGGCTCAACTCGTTCGCGAACGCTATCTCGAGCGGATGGGTCAACTGGGTGCTTACGTTCGTGCTCATCATCTTCTTCGCGTATTTCTACACGTCGATGGTGTTCAATCCCGAAGAGCTTTCCAGTAACCTGCAGAAGCAGGGTGGCTTCGTGCCTGGCATTCGTCCTGGCACGGCTACCGTGAACTACATCAAGAGCGTGATCAAGCATGTCACGCTTCCCGGTGCCATGTTCATTGCCGCTGTTGCAGTTGTACCTTCCATCCTGTTCTCGTTTACGAACAACTATCTTATTCAGGCGTTTGGCGGCACGTCCATCCTCATCATGATTGGCGTTGCCCTCGACACCATGAATAAGGTCGAATCCCAGTTGAAGATGTACA
- the rpsE gene encoding 30S ribosomal protein S5, translated as MARKQEHQSDVPELQERVVYINRVSKVVKGGRRFGLTALVVVGDGNGNVGIGMGKSQEVPIAIRKGVEDAKKNMFSVPLTAAGTLPHEVIGEYGAGRVLIKPATPGTGVIAGGAARAVMELAGVKDVFAKSLGTDNVMNVVKATAAGLQSMQSPEEVAERRGISVAKIYGWKDSE; from the coding sequence ATGGCTCGTAAGCAAGAACATCAGTCTGACGTTCCTGAGCTTCAGGAGCGCGTGGTATACATCAATCGCGTTTCCAAGGTTGTCAAGGGTGGCCGTCGCTTTGGTCTCACCGCCCTGGTCGTCGTAGGCGACGGTAACGGCAACGTGGGCATCGGCATGGGCAAGTCCCAGGAAGTGCCCATCGCCATCCGCAAGGGTGTCGAAGACGCCAAGAAGAACATGTTCTCCGTGCCGCTCACCGCTGCCGGTACGCTTCCTCACGAAGTGATCGGCGAGTACGGCGCAGGTCGTGTGCTCATCAAGCCGGCTACGCCCGGTACTGGCGTTATCGCCGGCGGCGCTGCTCGTGCCGTCATGGAGCTCGCTGGCGTCAAGGACGTTTTCGCGAAGTCCCTGGGCACCGACAACGTTATGAACGTGGTTAAGGCTACCGCTGCTGGCCTGCAGTCCATGCAGAGCCCCGAAGAAGTGGCCGAGCGCCGCGGCATTTCGGTCGCCAAGATCTACGGCTGGAAGGACAGTGAATAA
- the rplO gene encoding 50S ribosomal protein L15, with protein sequence MELKDLKPAEGSRKNRKRVGRGAASGTGKTAGRGLNGQKSRAGGGKGAGFEGGQTPLARRLPKLPGFRNINRVEYLPVNVSRLEEKFEAGEVVDGDSLKAKGIIKHADAPVKVLGDGEITKALTVKVDKVSASAAAKIEAAGGKVEQPC encoded by the coding sequence ATGGAACTCAAGGATCTTAAGCCGGCAGAGGGCTCTCGTAAGAATCGCAAGCGCGTTGGTCGCGGTGCTGCTTCTGGTACGGGTAAAACCGCCGGTCGTGGTCTGAACGGTCAGAAGTCCCGCGCTGGTGGCGGCAAGGGTGCCGGTTTCGAGGGTGGCCAGACTCCTCTGGCGCGTCGTCTGCCGAAGCTCCCCGGCTTCCGCAACATCAATCGCGTGGAGTATCTGCCCGTTAACGTAAGCCGTCTCGAGGAAAAGTTCGAGGCTGGCGAAGTGGTCGACGGCGATAGCCTGAAGGCCAAGGGCATCATCAAGCATGCTGATGCTCCCGTTAAGGTTCTGGGCGATGGCGAAATCACCAAGGCCCTGACCGTCAAGGTGGACAAGGTATCCGCAAGCGCTGCCGCGAAGATCGAGGCAGCTGGAGGAAAGGTTGAGCAGCCTTGCTAA
- the rpmD gene encoding 50S ribosomal protein L30: MAEKKTLHVKQVRSAIGRPATQGKTLKALGLGRIGKERDLVDNESVRGQIFKVKHLIEVTENK, from the coding sequence ATGGCAGAGAAGAAGACGCTGCACGTAAAGCAGGTACGTAGCGCCATCGGCCGTCCCGCCACGCAGGGTAAGACCCTGAAGGCACTGGGTCTTGGCCGTATCGGCAAGGAACGCGACCTGGTCGACAACGAATCCGTTCGCGGTCAGATCTTCAAGGTCAAGCACCTGATCGAAGTCACCGAGAACAAATAA